In Halarcobacter mediterraneus, the DNA window ATTAATATGTTTTCAAAAATTTTTGGCACATCAAATGACAGAGAAGTAAAAAGATATAGAAAAAGAGCTAATCAAATCACTGCTTTAGAAACAACATACCAAGCTATGAGTGATGAAGAGCTTCAATCTTCTTTTAATGCTTTAAAACAAAAAGTTCAAAATGAAGAAGTAAAACTAGATGAAGATTTAAATGACTCTTTTGCAATTACAAGAGAGGCTAGTAGAAGAACACTGAATATGAGACACCATGATGTTCAGCTAATTGGTGGAATGGTTCTAAATGATGGTAGAATTGCAGAAATGAAAACAGGTGAAGGTAAAACATTAGTTGCTTCTTTACCAGTTATTTTAAATGCAATGAAAGGAAAAGGTGTTCATGTTGTTACAGTAAATGACTACCTAGCAAGTAGAGATGCACAAGAGTTAGAACCTTTATACAACTTTTTAGGTTTCCAAGTTGGAGCTATCACTGGTGATTTAAAAGATGATGGAGCAAGAAAAGAACAATACAATGCTGATATAACTTATGGTAC includes these proteins:
- a CDS encoding DEAD/DEAH box helicase, which gives rise to MFSKIFGTSNDREVKRYRKRANQITALETTYQAMSDEELQSSFNALKQKVQNEEVKLDEDLNDSFAITREASRRTLNMRHHDVQLIGGMVLNDGRIAEMKTGEGKTLVASLPVILNAMKGKGVHVVTVNDYLASRDAQELEPLYNFLGFQVGAITGDLKDDGARKEQYNADITYGT